The following are encoded together in the Ezakiella massiliensis genome:
- a CDS encoding glycosyltransferase family 4 protein, with the protein MSDFYILLVAALTSFVLLPFNIYASKKFGLVDVPKDNRRMHKDAVPTVGGISIFISLMAVTLIFVPMSRKLAFMLAGATVIAVTGLIDDIKNIKPLHKMLGQIIAAGLALYGGISINMISNPFHAGQIINMGIVGPILTMFWIVGVTNALNFVDGLDGLCAGLSAISALTFYFASETVSFVPQVALALAGAALGFLPYNFNPAKIFMGDTGALLLGYMLACISVEGVVKSVAAMSIIIPIFILALPVFDTLFAIVRRMANNQKIMTADKGHLHHRLVQKGFSVRQTVLILYVISILFSILGFVISEVEPSMAIIIAVLAFVIVLLFGFLFGFFKGDKDRHKGE; encoded by the coding sequence ATGAGTGATTTTTACATTTTATTAGTGGCGGCACTAACATCTTTTGTTTTACTGCCATTTAATATTTATGCCTCAAAAAAATTTGGCCTGGTGGATGTGCCCAAGGACAATCGTAGGATGCACAAGGATGCTGTGCCAACAGTGGGTGGGATAAGTATCTTTATCTCCCTTATGGCAGTGACATTGATCTTTGTTCCCATGTCTAGAAAACTCGCCTTTATGCTCGCGGGAGCGACTGTAATTGCTGTAACAGGTCTTATAGATGATATAAAAAATATAAAACCCTTACACAAGATGTTGGGACAAATAATTGCCGCTGGTCTTGCTCTTTATGGGGGCATTAGCATTAATATGATTTCAAATCCCTTCCATGCAGGTCAGATAATCAATATGGGAATTGTTGGTCCAATTCTTACAATGTTTTGGATAGTTGGAGTTACCAATGCCCTTAACTTTGTAGATGGGTTAGACGGTTTGTGCGCAGGTCTTTCTGCTATATCAGCCTTGACCTTTTACTTTGCATCGGAAACTGTTTCTTTCGTACCGCAAGTTGCCTTGGCTTTGGCTGGGGCTGCCCTTGGATTTTTGCCCTACAATTTTAATCCAGCAAAAATTTTTATGGGAGACACAGGGGCCCTCTTGCTTGGTTACATGCTAGCATGTATATCGGTAGAGGGGGTTGTCAAATCGGTAGCCGCCATGAGTATAATAATTCCAATATTTATTTTGGCCCTACCAGTTTTTGATACGCTTTTTGCAATTGTAAGGCGGATGGCAAACAATCAAAAAATAATGACAGCCGACAAGGGCCATCTTCACCATAGGCTAGTTCAAAAGGGTTTTTCCGTCAGGCAAACCGTTTTGATTTTATATGTGATTAGCATTTTGTTTTCAATCCTCGGCTTCGTTATATCTGAGGTTGAACCATCGATGGCAATTATAATTGCAGTTTTAGCCTTTGTAATTGTATTGCTATTTGGTTTCCTCTTTGGATTTTTTAAAGGGGACAAGGATAGGCACAAAGGAGAATAA
- a CDS encoding 5-formyltetrahydrofolate cyclo-ligase, whose product MDKKQLRESFLKKRDQLDSEYKFEADEKILDKLLSLKSYMHANTICSFVSFRSEVDTHDFIEESLRRGKRVLVPVVDKATNTLVLCEIRSFLELKEGYMGILEPEVKEENIVGPEAIDLCIVPGAVFDDFGYRIGYGGGYYDRLLPELRSDAKTVGICYDIQRTEKLAPDEYDQKVQTIVTETKVLDI is encoded by the coding sequence ATGGATAAGAAACAGCTAAGAGAATCTTTTTTGAAAAAAAGAGACCAACTTGATTCTGAATATAAGTTTGAAGCTGATGAGAAAATTTTAGACAAGTTACTCAGTTTAAAATCCTACATGCATGCAAATACAATTTGTTCATTTGTAAGCTTTAGGTCGGAAGTTGACACTCATGACTTTATAGAGGAGTCACTCAGACGGGGCAAGAGAGTTTTGGTGCCAGTTGTAGATAAAGCTACAAACACCTTGGTCCTTTGCGAAATAAGGAGTTTTTTGGAACTCAAAGAGGGCTACATGGGCATATTGGAACCAGAAGTTAAAGAGGAAAATATTGTTGGCCCAGAGGCAATTGATCTTTGCATTGTTCCTGGAGCTGTTTTTGATGATTTTGGTTATAGGATTGGCTATGGTGGCGGTTATTACGATAGGCTGCTTCCTGAGCTTAGGTCTGATGCTAAAACAGTTGGTATCTGTTATGATATTCAACGCACTGAGAAGTTAGCACCAGATGAATATGATCAAAAAGTGCAAACCATAGTTACCGAAACAAAGGTACTAGATATATAA
- a CDS encoding hemolysin family protein has translation MDPGSSTGYLISLFVILVLSIITRMLRTAVMTSDSTKLDERLQYQIKNRENVISKLQLNYELLKIIFVMVFTALVIRNLDKADFDRAIDISIFICSTIAAMFIYNLITIEFADRYGAYKPNQSLRTLQFFLAIKMIIMEPIHKLHVTLSNFFAKIIGLPKVTSKVTIDQIKVLVEIGEKQGIINTAEKEMIEGVMEFNETVAEEIMTPRTEVFMIDINAEPEEYLDDLVNHRYSRIPVYDEDIDNIVGVLYLKDFLAMAYKKGFDNIDLKRLIKPAYFMPERKNIHILFQEMQRSNKHMAVLMDEYGGFSGILTMEDLTEEIMGEIDDEFDDDEPDWYELTQNTAVIQGTTSIKDVNDMLGINLPDDTDDYDTIAGFIISRLGFIPEDNKVDMIDYDGIRIKILEVEDRRIKKVKIFMTKPKQVLDGKQEEEKDEA, from the coding sequence ATGGACCCAGGATCGAGTACGGGGTATTTGATTTCACTATTTGTTATCCTAGTGCTTTCAATAATCACTAGGATGTTAAGAACAGCGGTTATGACTTCGGATTCTACTAAGTTAGATGAGAGACTTCAGTACCAAATTAAGAACAGAGAAAATGTAATCTCTAAACTTCAGCTCAATTACGAGCTTTTAAAGATAATTTTTGTTATGGTTTTTACAGCCCTAGTAATTAGAAATTTGGACAAGGCTGATTTTGATAGGGCAATTGATATTTCAATTTTTATTTGCTCAACCATAGCCGCCATGTTTATATATAATTTAATTACAATTGAATTTGCAGATAGGTATGGGGCTTATAAGCCAAACCAAAGCTTGAGAACCTTGCAATTTTTCTTGGCTATAAAGATGATTATTATGGAGCCAATTCACAAGCTCCATGTGACTTTGAGCAATTTCTTTGCCAAGATAATTGGCCTGCCTAAGGTTACTAGCAAGGTTACCATTGACCAGATAAAAGTTCTGGTTGAAATTGGTGAGAAGCAAGGAATTATAAATACTGCTGAGAAGGAAATGATAGAAGGGGTTATGGAATTTAACGAAACCGTAGCCGAAGAAATTATGACTCCTCGTACAGAAGTCTTTATGATCGATATTAATGCAGAGCCAGAAGAATATCTGGATGACTTGGTCAACCACAGGTATTCAAGGATTCCCGTCTATGATGAAGACATAGATAATATTGTGGGGGTTCTTTACTTGAAAGACTTTTTGGCCATGGCTTACAAAAAGGGTTTTGACAATATTGATTTAAAACGCCTGATTAAACCTGCCTATTTTATGCCAGAGAGAAAAAATATTCACATTTTATTCCAAGAAATGCAAAGGTCCAATAAACATATGGCGGTTTTGATGGATGAATATGGTGGATTTTCGGGTATACTTACAATGGAAGATTTAACTGAGGAAATTATGGGTGAGATTGATGACGAGTTTGACGATGACGAACCAGACTGGTACGAGCTCACGCAAAATACAGCGGTTATCCAAGGAACTACAAGTATAAAGGATGTAAACGATATGCTGGGGATAAATCTCCCGGACGATACGGACGACTACGACACAATTGCGGGCTTTATTATCAGCAGGCTTGGCTTTATACCTGAAGACAACAAGGTCGATATGATTGACTATGACGGAATAAGAATTAAAATTTTGGAAGTTGAAGACAGGCGGATAAAAAAGGTCAAGATTTTTATGACCAAGCCCAAGCAAGTTTTAGATGGAAAACAAGAGGAGGAAAAGGATGAGGCTTAG
- the upp gene encoding uracil phosphoribosyltransferase: MGRVIECNHPLVQHKLAILRNVNTGAKDFRELVTEITMLMGYEVTRDLPLEKRTIKTPMGDAEVNMISGKKIGIVPILRAGLGMVDGFLNLIPAAKVGHIGMYRDPETFKPVTYYCKMPEDVTKRQIIVIDPMLATGGSAIDAINELKEMGVKSIKLANIIAAPEGIEAVQKAHPDVDIFVASIDERLNDHKYIIPGLGDAGDRLFGTK; this comes from the coding sequence ATGGGCAGAGTTATAGAGTGCAATCATCCGCTAGTTCAACACAAGCTAGCTATACTTAGAAATGTAAACACAGGTGCCAAAGATTTTAGAGAATTGGTTACTGAAATTACCATGCTTATGGGTTACGAGGTAACACGTGATTTGCCACTGGAAAAAAGGACGATCAAAACTCCAATGGGAGATGCTGAAGTCAATATGATTTCTGGCAAAAAAATTGGCATAGTTCCAATTTTAAGAGCTGGTCTTGGCATGGTAGATGGATTTTTAAATTTAATCCCAGCTGCAAAGGTTGGTCACATTGGAATGTACAGGGACCCAGAAACTTTTAAGCCTGTTACTTATTATTGCAAGATGCCAGAGGACGTAACCAAGAGACAAATTATTGTTATAGACCCAATGCTTGCAACAGGCGGCTCTGCAATTGATGCTATAAATGAGCTTAAAGAAATGGGTGTTAAGTCCATCAAGCTTGCAAATATTATTGCAGCTCCAGAGGGCATTGAAGCTGTACAAAAAGCTCACCCTGACGTAGATATTTTTGTAGCTTCAATTGACGAAAGATTAAATGACCACAAGTATATTATACCTGGACTTGGAGACGCAGGAGATAGGCTCTTCGGTACAAAATAA
- a CDS encoding stalk domain-containing protein, whose protein sequence is MRLRKEVYLVLAVILILALFIIFRPKTKSDLDSTNLDGIEINTDTADSYIKFADNDRVGLSNPAPMFLIVNGSVIKNPDIKAIDGSAMIPAEKFAEIVGAKLVVSEKNGDEFNLKADKKKGLPGVTFRLNDGSYEINAKSEFMAGKPVRDGRTVYLPVKSFFEAYGYTVTYTNGKKVKVDEFPVIPLYQQLMVYKYDTNKKALTKEEAIKKVQEELKVAYKANFNKKYKAPDDSIDRMNPSREDEWRIKINEGLEVKAENDRYYVIPVVYDFYVDKYTGEIYSFYQGQTFVYKKFDPKAPGSLAFPG, encoded by the coding sequence ATGAGGCTTAGAAAAGAAGTTTATTTGGTATTGGCAGTAATTTTAATACTAGCCCTATTTATTATTTTTAGACCAAAGACAAAGTCAGATTTAGATTCTACTAACCTAGACGGAATTGAAATTAACACGGACACAGCTGACAGCTATATAAAGTTTGCTGATAATGACAGGGTTGGACTCTCTAATCCAGCTCCTATGTTTCTTATTGTAAATGGGTCTGTAATTAAAAATCCAGACATCAAAGCTATTGACGGTTCGGCTATGATACCTGCCGAAAAGTTTGCAGAAATCGTTGGTGCAAAACTTGTGGTTTCTGAAAAAAATGGCGACGAATTTAATTTAAAAGCTGACAAGAAAAAAGGCCTACCAGGAGTGACCTTTAGGCTGAATGATGGAAGCTATGAAATCAATGCTAAATCAGAATTTATGGCTGGTAAACCTGTTCGTGATGGCAGAACCGTTTACCTTCCTGTAAAGTCATTTTTTGAAGCCTATGGCTATACAGTAACCTATACAAATGGCAAGAAGGTTAAGGTTGATGAATTCCCAGTAATTCCACTTTACCAACAGCTAATGGTTTACAAGTATGACACAAATAAGAAAGCTCTTACAAAAGAAGAGGCCATCAAAAAAGTTCAAGAGGAGTTAAAAGTTGCCTACAAGGCCAACTTCAACAAAAAATACAAGGCTCCAGATGATAGCATCGATAGGATGAATCCAAGCCGTGAAGATGAATGGAGAATTAAAATCAACGAAGGCCTAGAAGTCAAAGCTGAAAATGATAGATATTATGTAATCCCTGTTGTCTATGATTTTTATGTAGACAAGTACACAGGAGAAATTTATTCTTTCTATCAAGGACAAACCTTTGTATACAAAAAGTTTGATCCAAAGGCACCAGGCTCACTCGCTTTTCCGGGATAA
- the wecB gene encoding non-hydrolyzing UDP-N-acetylglucosamine 2-epimerase, protein MIKVLMIIGTRPEIIKCFPVIKALREDEDFDVRVVFTGQHRELLDMMIEDIGIDDYINLRIFEDGQSLSKITSHALEALDTLEERDFDYCLVQGDTTTVFAGALWAFYNKIKVGHIEAGLRSENIYSPYPEEANRKMVSQIAHLNFAPTEAARENLIHDGIDENSIFVTGNTVIDALKLSYREDYKFKNEFLNNLPAGKKVLMTAHRRENQDNLEEIFTAIRDAAVKNDAHVIFPMHLTPRIREAADKYLAPSDNFTLIEPISYYDMVHLINQVDMVVTDSGGLQEEAPGFGKPVLVIRRETERPEGIEAGTCKLVGNEYKAIYENLDELLQMGSEYEKMSHAVNPYGDGKASLRIRDILKGDKR, encoded by the coding sequence TTGATAAAAGTTTTGATGATAATCGGCACAAGGCCGGAGATAATTAAATGCTTCCCAGTTATTAAAGCTCTCAGAGAAGACGAGGACTTTGATGTGCGCGTGGTCTTTACTGGTCAGCACAGGGAGCTTTTGGATATGATGATCGAAGATATTGGCATTGACGATTATATAAATTTAAGGATTTTTGAAGACGGGCAGAGCCTTTCAAAAATTACATCCCACGCTTTGGAAGCGCTTGATACTTTGGAGGAACGCGACTTTGACTACTGCTTAGTCCAAGGCGACACCACAACTGTCTTTGCAGGTGCTTTGTGGGCCTTCTACAACAAGATTAAGGTGGGTCACATTGAAGCAGGTTTAAGGTCTGAAAATATTTACAGCCCTTATCCAGAAGAGGCAAACCGCAAGATGGTTAGTCAAATTGCCCACTTAAATTTCGCACCAACTGAAGCAGCCAGGGAAAATTTAATTCACGATGGCATAGATGAGAATTCTATATTTGTAACGGGTAATACTGTAATAGATGCCCTTAAACTAAGCTACCGTGAAGACTATAAATTTAAAAATGAATTTTTAAACAATCTGCCAGCTGGCAAAAAAGTTTTGATGACAGCCCATCGCAGGGAAAATCAAGATAATTTAGAAGAAATTTTTACGGCGATTAGAGACGCTGCTGTAAAAAATGATGCCCATGTGATCTTTCCTATGCACTTGACACCAAGGATCAGGGAGGCTGCAGACAAATATTTGGCCCCGAGCGACAACTTTACTTTGATTGAACCAATCAGCTACTACGACATGGTTCACCTGATAAATCAAGTGGATATGGTTGTTACTGACTCAGGTGGTCTCCAAGAAGAGGCGCCGGGCTTTGGCAAACCGGTCCTGGTTATCAGGAGGGAAACAGAAAGGCCAGAGGGCATTGAAGCTGGCACTTGTAAGCTGGTGGGCAATGAATACAAGGCAATTTATGAAAATTTAGACGAGCTCCTGCAAATGGGTAGCGAGTACGAGAAGATGAGCCACGCAGTCAATCCATACGGAGACGGCAAGGCATCACTTAGAATTAGAGACATATTAAAAGGAGATAAAAGATAA